From the Pangasianodon hypophthalmus isolate fPanHyp1 chromosome 17, fPanHyp1.pri, whole genome shotgun sequence genome, one window contains:
- the LOC128320997 gene encoding translation initiation factor IF-2-like, producing the protein MSQRTRAKAEAEAQELMASFFEDLEANDKQLREQIRTKAVRVLMGIFIYDPETNDPSIKVLKEVDAGAEEEDEAISQVLDEEEGTIDLPLEEDEAEAESKAVAEAAVEDKVEADAEAESKTEIETEAEAEAGVEADAEFEAETEAKFEAGAEAVADAEIEVKADAEAEAEAEAAVEANPEDEAEVEAEAEAEVEANPEDEAEVEADLNTNETDEPAESTRKGDEKKKRTRRGTRGRGRKINYRKFQDNKAETEKLKEVDDGAEAEAISELMNVLLDETEESNGQSLAGESGEIVMSADAEAEAEAFNDFLTVLLEEISDEINLPLGMLKEVDDGAEAEAINQLLNVLLDQSGEMIDLPLGMLKEVDDGAEAEAISQLQNVLLEETEEKIDLPLGMLKEVDDGAEAEAISQLENVLLDQSGETSGPSLGE; encoded by the exons ATGAGCCAGAGGACAAGAGCTaaggctgaagctgaggctcAGGAACTGATGGCCAGTTTCTTCGAGGATCTTGAAGCAAATGACAAACAACTGA GAGAACAGATCCGCACTAAGGCCGTTAGGGTACTGATGGGGATTTTCATCTACGACCCTGAGACCAATGACCCCTCAATCA aggtcctgaaagaggtggatgctggagcagaggaagaggatgaagcCATCAGTCAGGTCTTGGATGAGGAAGAGGGAACAATCGACCTGCCACtgg AAGAAGACGAGGCTGAAGCAGAGAGTAAAGCTGTTGCTGAAGCTGCTGTTGAAGATAAGGTTGAAGCTGATGCTGAAGCTGAGTCTAAAACTGAGATTGAAACTGAGGCTGAAGCCGAGGCTGGGGTTGAAGCTGACGCTGAGTTTGAGGCTGAGACTGAAGCTAAGTTTGAGGCTGGGGCTGAAGCTGTTGCTGATGCTGAAATTGAGGTTAAAGCTGAcgctgaagctgaggctgaggctgaAGCTGCGGTTGAAGCTAATCCTGAGGATGAAGCTGAGGTtgaagctgaggctgaagccgAGGTTGAAGCTAATCCTGAGGATGAAGCTGAGGTTGAAGCTGACc TAAACACCAACGAGACGGATGAGCCTGCTGAAAGCACCAGGAAAGGAgacgagaaaaagaaaaggaccagGAGAGGAACACGAGGCAGAGGCAGAAAGATCAATTACAGAAAGTTCCAGGACAACaaagcag AAACAGAGAagctgaaagaggtggatgatggagcggaggctgaagccatcagtGAACTGATGAACGTCCTCCTGGATGAGACAGAGGAATCCAATGGCCAGTCTCTGG cAGGAGAAAGTGGGGAGATCGTGATGAGTGCCGAcgctgaagctgaggctgaagcctTTAATGATTTCCTGACCGTCCTCCTGGAGGAGATAAGCGACGAGATCAACCTGCCTCTGG ggatgctgaaagaggtggatgatggggcggaggctgaagccatcaaccagctcctgaacgtcctcctggatcaGTCAGGGGAAATGATCGACCTGCCTctgg ggatgctgaaggaggtggatgatggggcggaggctgaagccatcagccagctccagaacgtcctcctggaagagacagaagaaaagatcgacctgcctctgg ggatgctgaaggaggtggatgatggggcggaggctgaagccatcagcCAGCTCGagaacgtcctcctggatcaGTCAGGGGAAACTTCTGGCCCGTCTCTGGGTGagtaa